From a single Sphingosinicellaceae bacterium genomic region:
- a CDS encoding SMP-30/gluconolactonase/LRE family protein: MQDGSVVVVEIMAGRITRVHPDGRTEIIATPGGGPNGAAVGPDGALYVCNNGGFTWDTAGGMMLPGGAASDYTTGRIERIDLGTGTVERLYDTCDGVPLSGPNDIVFDAHGGFWFTDLGKHFHTQTAHGGLFYAKPDGSSIVCAVRGPNLNGVGLSPDGRTVYAAHTQERLLLSFAVVGPGEVAPSALAALPGHVVTSWPGRILLDSLAIEANGNIAQATLVEHPGVCSVDPATGGQEFFDFPDLLTTNICFGGDDMMDAWVTLSTTGKLAKCRWPRPGLRLAHYA; the protein is encoded by the coding sequence ATGCAGGACGGCTCGGTCGTCGTCGTCGAGATCATGGCCGGGCGCATCACCCGCGTTCATCCCGACGGCCGCACCGAGATCATCGCGACGCCGGGCGGCGGCCCCAACGGTGCCGCGGTCGGCCCCGACGGTGCGCTGTATGTCTGCAACAACGGCGGCTTCACCTGGGATACCGCGGGCGGCATGATGCTGCCCGGCGGCGCGGCGAGCGACTACACCACCGGGCGGATCGAGCGCATCGACCTCGGCACCGGCACGGTCGAGCGGCTGTACGACACCTGCGACGGAGTGCCGCTGTCCGGTCCCAACGACATCGTCTTCGACGCGCACGGCGGCTTCTGGTTCACCGATCTCGGCAAGCATTTCCACACCCAGACCGCGCACGGCGGGCTTTTCTATGCGAAGCCCGACGGGTCGAGCATCGTCTGCGCGGTGCGCGGGCCGAACCTCAACGGCGTCGGCCTGTCGCCCGATGGCCGCACCGTCTACGCGGCGCACACGCAGGAGCGCCTGCTGCTGTCGTTCGCGGTAGTCGGCCCGGGCGAAGTCGCGCCCTCCGCCCTCGCCGCGCTGCCTGGTCACGTCGTCACCAGCTGGCCAGGGCGCATCCTGCTCGACAGCCTGGCGATCGAGGCCAACGGCAACATCGCGCAGGCGACCCTGGTCGAGCATCCGGGCGTCTGCTCGGTCGATCCGGCGACCGGGGGGCAGGAGTTCTTCGACTTCCCCGACCTGCTGACGACGAACATCTGCTTCGGCGGCGACGACATGATGGACGCCTGGGTGACACTGTCGACGACCGGCAAGCTGGCCAAATGCCGGTGGCCGCGGCCCGGATTGAGATTGGCACATTATGCGTAG
- a CDS encoding FKBP-type peptidyl-prolyl cis-trans isomerase, which yields MRSWWRGGLAAALLAVGAPLVAQAPAAPLGIVDTVVGRGPIAAPGTVVRVRYTGWLSNGGKRGVKFDSSEGHGGGFLDFPLGAGQVIAGWDQGIVGMRVGGKRTLTIPPDLGYGVEGAGDAIPANATLIFDVELVGVEQP from the coding sequence ATGCGTAGTTGGTGGCGCGGAGGACTCGCGGCAGCCCTACTTGCGGTCGGGGCTCCGCTGGTGGCGCAGGCCCCGGCGGCACCGCTCGGGATCGTCGACACCGTCGTCGGGCGCGGGCCGATTGCTGCACCCGGCACCGTTGTGCGCGTCCGCTACACCGGCTGGCTGTCGAACGGCGGCAAGCGCGGCGTCAAGTTCGACAGCAGCGAGGGCCACGGCGGCGGCTTCCTCGACTTCCCGCTCGGCGCCGGACAGGTTATCGCCGGTTGGGACCAGGGCATCGTCGGGATGCGGGTCGGCGGCAAGCGGACGCTGACCATCCCGCCCGACCTGGGCTACGGGGTCGAGGGCGCCGGCGACGCCATCCCGGCGAACGCGACCTTGATCTTCGATGTCGAACTGGTCGGGGTCGAGCAGCCCTAG
- a CDS encoding nucleoside deaminase: MAAAFAEAQAAGERGEVPVGSAIVGPGGEVIARAGNRTRELQDPTAHAELLTIRAACARTGSERLIGHDLYVTLEPCPMCAAAIGFARIARLYYGAPDPKSGGVDHGPRIFTQPSCHHTPDVYGGIGETASAALLRAFFAARR, translated from the coding sequence ATGGCGGCGGCGTTTGCCGAAGCTCAGGCAGCAGGCGAGCGCGGTGAAGTTCCGGTCGGGTCCGCGATCGTCGGCCCCGGCGGCGAGGTGATCGCCCGCGCCGGCAACCGCACCCGCGAGCTTCAAGATCCAACGGCACACGCTGAGCTGCTCACGATCCGCGCAGCCTGCGCCCGGACCGGCAGCGAGCGCCTGATCGGTCACGACCTCTACGTCACGCTGGAGCCCTGCCCGATGTGCGCCGCAGCGATCGGCTTTGCCCGCATTGCCCGACTCTACTACGGCGCGCCGGACCCCAAGAGCGGCGGCGTCGACCACGGCCCGCGTATCTTCACCCAGCCGAGCTGCCACCACACGCCCGACGTCTACGGCGGCATCGGGGAAACGGCGTCGGCAGCACTCCTCCGCGCGTTCTTCGCGGCGCGGCGCTAG
- a CDS encoding YqaE/Pmp3 family membrane protein, whose translation MADTLNEPSANTVLMVIAAILLPPLAVFLARGIGTDFWINVVLTILAWVPGVLHALWVVLAQRRV comes from the coding sequence ATGGCTGACACGCTCAACGAGCCGTCGGCGAACACCGTCCTGATGGTGATCGCCGCGATCCTGCTGCCGCCGCTCGCGGTGTTCCTGGCGCGCGGCATCGGCACCGACTTCTGGATCAACGTCGTGCTGACGATCTTGGCTTGGGTGCCCGGCGTGCTGCACGCACTGTGGGTGGTGCTGGCGCAGCGGAGGGTCTAG
- the typA gene encoding translational GTPase TypA — translation MRLRNIAIIAHVDHGKTTLVDQLFRQSGTFRDNQRVAERAMDSNDLEKERGITILAKCTSIEWTDKTTDVTTHINIVDTPGHADFGGEVERILSMVDGVVLLVDAAEGPMPQTKFVTGKALALGLRPIVVVNKIDRQDARAQEVLDEVFDLFVNLEATDAQLDFPVIFASGRNGYAGRDSEVRSGDLTPLFETIVSHVPPPAADVDGEFKMLVSLLDRDNFVGRILTGRILSGTLKLNTQIRALNPEGVVVEEGRASKIFAFRGLERVPVDEAHAGDIIALAGFSKATVADTIADISVTEPLHAQPIDPPTLSMTFAVNDSPYAGRDGSKVTSRMIFDRLIREAEGNVAVKITESASKDAFEVAGRGELQLGVLIETMRREGFELSISRPRVIYGQDEHGKRTEPYETVVIDVDEQYSGTVVEKMAGRKAEMTDMRPSGGGKTRLTFTAPARGLIGYHGEFLSDTRGTGIMNRLFDKYGPYKGPVSGRGNGVLISTETGEAVGYALGYLQPRGTLMIEPGEAVYQGMVIGENARDEDLEVNPLKSKALTNFRASGKDDAIQLSPPKRLTLEQAIAYIDEDELVEVTPNFIRLRKIHLEPNERKRASRAKNAA, via the coding sequence ATGCGCTTGCGCAACATCGCGATCATCGCGCACGTCGACCATGGCAAGACGACCCTCGTCGACCAGCTGTTCCGCCAGTCCGGTACCTTCCGCGACAACCAGCGCGTCGCCGAGCGCGCGATGGATTCGAACGATCTCGAGAAAGAGCGCGGCATCACGATTCTGGCCAAGTGCACGTCGATCGAGTGGACCGACAAGACCACCGACGTCACCACGCACATCAACATCGTCGACACCCCCGGCCACGCCGACTTCGGCGGCGAGGTCGAGCGCATCCTGTCGATGGTCGACGGTGTCGTGCTGCTCGTCGATGCCGCCGAAGGCCCGATGCCGCAGACCAAGTTCGTCACCGGCAAGGCGCTCGCGCTCGGGCTTCGTCCGATCGTGGTCGTCAACAAGATCGACCGCCAGGACGCTCGCGCCCAGGAAGTCCTCGACGAAGTCTTCGACCTGTTCGTGAACCTCGAGGCGACCGACGCCCAGCTCGACTTCCCGGTGATCTTTGCCTCGGGCCGCAACGGTTATGCCGGCCGCGATTCGGAAGTCCGCTCGGGCGACCTGACGCCGCTGTTCGAGACCATCGTCTCGCACGTGCCGCCGCCCGCCGCCGACGTCGACGGCGAGTTCAAGATGCTGGTGTCGCTGCTCGACCGCGACAACTTCGTCGGCCGCATCCTGACCGGGCGCATCCTGTCGGGGACGCTCAAGCTCAACACCCAGATCCGCGCGCTGAACCCCGAGGGCGTCGTCGTCGAGGAAGGCCGCGCGTCGAAGATCTTCGCGTTCCGTGGCCTCGAGCGCGTCCCCGTCGACGAGGCTCATGCCGGTGACATCATCGCGCTCGCAGGCTTCAGCAAGGCGACTGTCGCCGACACCATCGCCGATATCTCGGTGACCGAGCCGCTGCACGCCCAGCCGATCGATCCGCCGACGCTGTCGATGACCTTCGCGGTCAACGATTCGCCTTACGCAGGGCGCGACGGCTCCAAGGTCACCAGCCGGATGATCTTCGACCGCCTGATCCGCGAAGCCGAGGGCAATGTCGCGGTCAAGATCACCGAGAGCGCGTCGAAGGACGCCTTCGAAGTCGCCGGCCGCGGCGAGCTCCAGCTTGGCGTGTTGATCGAGACGATGCGCCGCGAGGGCTTCGAGCTGTCGATCTCGCGTCCGCGCGTGATCTATGGCCAGGACGAGCACGGCAAGCGTACCGAGCCCTACGAAACCGTCGTCATCGACGTCGACGAGCAGTATTCGGGCACCGTCGTCGAAAAGATGGCGGGCCGGAAGGCCGAGATGACCGACATGCGGCCCTCGGGCGGCGGCAAGACCCGGCTGACCTTCACGGCGCCGGCGCGCGGCCTGATCGGCTATCACGGTGAATTCCTGTCCGACACCCGCGGTACAGGCATCATGAACCGGCTGTTCGACAAGTACGGCCCCTACAAGGGCCCGGTGTCGGGTCGCGGCAACGGCGTGCTGATCTCGACCGAGACGGGCGAGGCGGTCGGCTACGCGCTCGGCTACCTGCAGCCGCGCGGTACGCTGATGATCGAGCCCGGCGAAGCGGTCTATCAAGGGATGGTCATTGGCGAAAACGCCCGTGACGAGGACCTTGAGGTCAACCCGCTGAAGTCGAAGGCGCTGACCAACTTCCGCGCCAGCGGCAAGGACGACGCGATCCAGCTCAGCCCGCCCAAGCGCCTGACGCTCGAGCAGGCGATCGCCTACATCGACGAGGACGAGCTGGTCGAGGTGACGCCTAACTTCATCCGCCTGCGCAAGATCCACCTTGAGCCCAACGAGCGCAAGCGCGCCTCGCGGGCGAAGAACGCCGCATAG
- a CDS encoding YciI family protein — MRVMVLVKATAHSEAGSMPTTEMFAAMGKFNEALVDAGILVTGDGLHPSSKASRVRFDGTQRTVNEGPFGPPEDLVAGFWIWQVRDMAEAVEWVQRCPNPMPGPSVIEIRPIFEAADFGEALTPELMAHEEKLRGRIGGS; from the coding sequence ATGCGTGTCATGGTCCTGGTCAAGGCAACCGCGCACAGCGAGGCCGGCTCGATGCCGACCACCGAGATGTTCGCCGCCATGGGCAAGTTCAACGAGGCGCTGGTCGATGCCGGCATCCTCGTCACTGGCGACGGACTGCACCCGTCGAGCAAGGCCAGTCGCGTCCGCTTCGACGGCACGCAGCGCACCGTCAACGAGGGCCCGTTCGGACCGCCCGAAGACCTCGTCGCCGGGTTCTGGATCTGGCAGGTCAGGGACATGGCCGAGGCCGTCGAGTGGGTGCAGCGCTGCCCCAACCCGATGCCCGGCCCGAGCGTAATCGAGATCCGGCCGATCTTCGAAGCTGCGGACTTCGGCGAAGCGCTGACGCCGGAGCTGATGGCGCACGAGGAAAAGTTGCGGGGGCGCATTGGCGGAAGCTAA
- a CDS encoding CoA ester lyase yields MPTPRRSILYLPASRDSAVAKARTLDCDCVILDLEDAVAPDQKVAARAKAVAAIRAGDWGHREVLVRANGINTEWAPADFAAAREAGAAAVVVPKVDSAAEAVEAVRMAGGVPVWAMIETPRAVIEVAAIAATPGIAALVAGFADLSKDLGLRPDAARTPLHYSMSAIVIAARAAGILAFDGVFTDIRDEAGLRTEARQARMFGFDGKTLIHPSQVDVVNAVFAATPEEIAAATGLLAAYEAAVAEGRGVTTYDGKLVEVLHAAAARQLLATANARARR; encoded by the coding sequence ATGCCAACCCCCCGCCGCTCCATCCTCTACCTCCCGGCCAGCCGCGACTCCGCGGTTGCCAAGGCGCGAACGCTCGACTGCGACTGCGTCATCCTCGATCTCGAGGATGCGGTGGCGCCGGACCAGAAAGTCGCCGCCCGCGCCAAGGCCGTCGCCGCCATCCGCGCCGGCGACTGGGGGCACCGCGAAGTCCTGGTCCGCGCCAACGGCATCAACACCGAATGGGCACCCGCCGACTTCGCCGCCGCCCGCGAGGCCGGTGCCGCAGCGGTCGTCGTTCCCAAGGTCGACAGCGCGGCGGAGGCGGTCGAGGCCGTCCGCATGGCCGGCGGCGTGCCGGTGTGGGCGATGATCGAGACGCCGCGCGCCGTCATCGAGGTTGCTGCCATCGCTGCGACCCCGGGCATCGCCGCTCTCGTTGCCGGATTCGCCGACCTGTCGAAGGACCTCGGCCTGCGCCCGGATGCCGCACGGACGCCGCTTCACTACAGCATGTCGGCGATCGTCATCGCGGCGCGCGCGGCCGGCATTCTCGCTTTCGACGGGGTGTTCACCGACATCCGCGACGAGGCCGGGTTGCGCACCGAGGCGAGGCAAGCGCGGATGTTCGGCTTCGACGGCAAGACGCTGATCCACCCTTCGCAGGTCGACGTCGTCAACGCGGTGTTTGCCGCGACTCCCGAGGAGATCGCCGCAGCGACGGGCCTGCTCGCCGCCTACGAGGCTGCCGTCGCAGAGGGCCGGGGCGTCACCACTTACGACGGCAAGCTCGTCGAGGTGCTGCATGCGGCCGCCGCCCGCCAGCTGCTTGCGACCGCCAACGCACGGGCGCGGCGCTGA
- a CDS encoding phage baseplate assembly protein V — protein MMDGTNGGVFRATVVDTDDPEARGRVRFTQPAGDGEASDWAEVLVTGAPAFEPGTTVIVANEGGDPSRPIVLGALAQG, from the coding sequence ATGATGGACGGTACGAATGGCGGCGTGTTCCGCGCTACGGTGGTCGACACCGACGATCCCGAGGCGCGTGGCCGGGTGCGGTTCACCCAGCCCGCTGGCGACGGCGAGGCTTCGGACTGGGCGGAGGTGCTCGTCACCGGTGCCCCGGCGTTCGAGCCCGGCACGACGGTGATCGTGGCGAACGAGGGCGGCGATCCGTCACGGCCGATCGTGCTGGGCGCGCTGGCCCAAGGCTGA
- a CDS encoding N-acetylmuramoyl-L-alanine amidase encodes MIANTIACASPNFDVRALPVTMVVLHYTGMTDAAAALDRLTDPAAKVSAHYVVAEDGQVFALVDEADRAWHAGRSWWRGVTDINSASVGIEIVNPGHEFGYRPFPVQQMDAVEALLAGIVQRHAVAPALVVGHSDIAPARKDDPGELFDWPRLARAGLALPIPAMGIDPKWTDAGFIMALGRFGYDTTEATPAVVAFQRRFRPRDWSGAIDAECRALLYGLLKPEG; translated from the coding sequence ATGATCGCCAACACCATCGCCTGCGCGAGTCCGAACTTCGATGTCCGGGCGCTGCCGGTGACGATGGTCGTGCTCCACTATACCGGCATGACCGACGCCGCCGCGGCGCTCGACCGGCTGACCGATCCCGCCGCCAAGGTCTCGGCGCACTACGTCGTCGCCGAGGACGGGCAGGTGTTCGCGCTGGTCGACGAGGCCGACCGCGCCTGGCACGCCGGCCGCAGCTGGTGGCGCGGGGTCACCGACATCAACTCCGCCAGCGTCGGCATCGAGATCGTCAACCCGGGCCACGAGTTCGGCTACCGGCCGTTCCCCGTCCAGCAGATGGACGCCGTCGAAGCACTGCTGGCGGGCATCGTCCAGCGTCACGCCGTTGCTCCCGCGCTGGTCGTCGGCCACAGCGACATCGCGCCGGCGCGCAAGGACGATCCGGGCGAGCTGTTCGACTGGCCGCGACTGGCGCGGGCCGGGCTGGCGCTGCCGATCCCGGCGATGGGCATCGACCCAAAGTGGACCGACGCGGGCTTCATCATGGCGCTCGGGCGCTTCGGCTACGATACCACCGAGGCGACCCCGGCGGTGGTCGCGTTCCAGCGCCGCTTCAGGCCGCGCGACTGGTCGGGAGCCATCGACGCCGAGTGCCGGGCGCTGTTGTACGGGCTGCTCAAACCGGAAGGGTGA
- a CDS encoding EamA family transporter, translated as MKRTHLLAILLIDLIWAGNIVAIKFAVEAIPPLMAVTLRYTIVLLCCAPWARWLPGRMPAIAGTGVVAGALFMGLGALSYSLADNVSALAIAGQVGVPFSLILAVIFYHERIHFIRITGILLAFAGVGVLAFDPRIFDERVGLLLTVAAALCWAIGNLLFRRLQGVFVLTIHFWLAAVSIPLLAAASLVFEPGALLNVAAVPLHTWGWLVYSAVGASLIGHGGMTWLFQRYPVSTVAPLTLPTPLLGVIVAVLVFGNAVTPIMVVGGLLTLAGIAIITLRTSQARDRTAPAREEQAA; from the coding sequence ATGAAGCGCACCCACCTGCTCGCCATCCTGTTGATCGACCTGATCTGGGCGGGGAACATCGTCGCCATCAAGTTCGCAGTCGAGGCGATCCCGCCGCTGATGGCCGTGACCCTGCGCTATACGATCGTGCTGCTGTGCTGTGCGCCGTGGGCGCGGTGGCTGCCCGGGCGGATGCCGGCGATCGCGGGCACCGGCGTCGTTGCCGGGGCGCTGTTCATGGGGCTCGGTGCGCTCAGCTACTCGCTCGCCGACAATGTCTCGGCGCTGGCCATCGCGGGGCAGGTCGGGGTGCCCTTCAGCCTGATCCTCGCGGTGATCTTCTACCACGAGCGCATCCACTTCATCCGCATCACCGGCATCCTCCTCGCCTTCGCCGGGGTCGGCGTGCTGGCCTTCGATCCGCGCATCTTCGACGAGCGCGTCGGGCTGCTGCTGACGGTCGCCGCGGCCCTGTGCTGGGCGATCGGCAACCTGCTGTTCCGGCGGCTGCAGGGGGTGTTCGTGTTGACCATCCACTTCTGGCTGGCGGCGGTGTCGATCCCGCTGCTCGCCGCCGCCAGCCTGGTCTTCGAACCCGGCGCGCTCCTCAACGTCGCGGCGGTGCCGCTGCACACCTGGGGCTGGCTGGTGTATTCGGCGGTCGGTGCCTCGCTGATCGGGCACGGCGGCATGACCTGGCTGTTCCAGCGCTACCCGGTGTCGACGGTGGCACCGCTGACCCTGCCGACGCCGCTGCTCGGGGTGATCGTCGCGGTGCTGGTGTTCGGCAACGCGGTGACGCCGATCATGGTGGTCGGCGGGCTGCTGACGCTGGCGGGCATCGCGATCATCACGCTGCGCACCTCGCAGGCCCGCGATCGCACAGCCCCGGCGCGCGAAGAGCAAGCCGCATGA
- a CDS encoding DnaJ family molecular chaperone codes for MSAWDTVIGTAVGLLSGGRTGVLAAVSQGRALVERRLSRPDRRQVAFTIAAIALAAKMAAADGTPTAAEFATFERLFRVPEVERPNAARFYRLAQGSVAGFEAYADQAAALLGAGSPMLEDLLEALLLIAKIDGIHPAELAYLDAVAPRLGFDAAAYARIRARHLAAAPDDPWLVLGVEPGADADTVRAAYRALVKLHHPDRHIAEGTPPEFIHVAEHRMAAINAAYAVLHPRNPADPAGG; via the coding sequence GTGAGCGCGTGGGACACGGTGATCGGCACCGCTGTCGGGCTGTTGTCCGGCGGGCGGACCGGCGTGCTCGCCGCGGTCTCGCAGGGCCGCGCACTGGTCGAGCGCCGCCTCAGCCGCCCCGACCGCCGCCAGGTCGCCTTCACCATCGCCGCGATCGCGCTGGCCGCCAAGATGGCCGCCGCCGACGGCACGCCCACGGCGGCCGAGTTCGCGACCTTCGAGCGGCTGTTCCGGGTGCCCGAGGTGGAGCGCCCCAATGCGGCGCGCTTCTACCGGCTGGCGCAGGGCTCGGTCGCCGGCTTCGAGGCCTATGCCGACCAGGCGGCGGCGCTGCTCGGCGCGGGTTCGCCGATGCTCGAGGACCTGCTCGAGGCGCTGCTGCTGATCGCCAAGATCGATGGCATTCACCCGGCCGAGCTCGCCTATCTCGATGCCGTCGCGCCGCGGCTCGGATTCGATGCCGCCGCCTACGCCCGCATCCGCGCCCGGCACCTCGCGGCGGCGCCCGACGACCCGTGGCTGGTGCTCGGGGTCGAGCCCGGTGCCGACGCCGACACCGTGCGCGCCGCCTACCGCGCGCTGGTCAAGCTCCACCACCCCGACCGCCACATCGCCGAGGGCACGCCGCCCGAGTTCATCCACGTCGCCGAGCACCGGATGGCGGCGATTAATGCCGCCTACGCGGTCCTGCATCCGCGTAACCCTGCCGATCCGGCCGGCGGATGA
- a CDS encoding SDR family NAD(P)-dependent oxidoreductase, with amino-acid sequence MPRAIVIGASRGIGHELARVYAADGWEVIATVRRPEDGAALEALAGVEVAVADITDEASLVALAGRPGTIDLVVVNAGVGSREAGLDALDPAEWTRVMAVNALGPLLAAQALANSLKDGGSFVALSSMMGSIGGNSGGGSYSYRMSKVALNMALMNLAIAWKARRIAVAAIHPGWVKTAIGGAGAPVEVADSVAGMRTIIAGLTPTGRARFLDYRGNRLDW; translated from the coding sequence ATGCCGCGTGCGATCGTCATCGGAGCCAGCCGCGGCATCGGCCACGAACTCGCCCGCGTTTACGCCGCCGATGGCTGGGAGGTCATCGCGACAGTCCGGCGGCCCGAGGATGGTGCGGCACTCGAAGCCTTGGCGGGCGTCGAGGTCGCCGTCGCCGACATCACCGACGAAGCTTCGCTGGTCGCGCTGGCGGGTCGGCCCGGCACCATCGATCTCGTCGTCGTCAACGCCGGCGTCGGCTCGCGCGAAGCCGGCCTCGATGCGCTCGATCCGGCGGAATGGACCCGGGTGATGGCCGTCAACGCGCTCGGCCCGCTGCTCGCGGCGCAGGCCCTCGCCAATTCGTTGAAGGATGGCGGCAGCTTCGTCGCGCTGTCGTCGATGATGGGATCGATCGGCGGCAACTCCGGCGGTGGCTCGTACAGCTACCGGATGTCGAAGGTAGCCCTCAACATGGCGCTGATGAACTTGGCGATCGCGTGGAAAGCGCGGCGGATCGCGGTGGCGGCCATCCATCCGGGCTGGGTCAAGACGGCGATCGGCGGTGCCGGCGCGCCCGTCGAGGTCGCCGATTCGGTCGCCGGGATGCGGACGATCATCGCGGGACTGACGCCGACGGGCCGCGCTCGCTTCCTCGACTACCGCGGCAACCGGCTCGACTGGTAG
- a CDS encoding LysE family transporter, which yields MIDLSNAYLPAGIGIGLAAAAPVGPINLLVIQRTLTRGQPAALLTGSAGALGDAIFAAVAAFGLGAVRLLLAEHGGIIRIVGGLIMLVFAVVVWRASPHIGEPERELPTPRLTAMVLGMTLTNPATLFFFLGSFGAIGFDAIGHGSPQRLLNSAIVVGGVFGGSMLWWVVISTATRALRERVTDLHLLWLNRLTAAALAAFGIAAIVAGITR from the coding sequence GTGATCGACCTCAGCAACGCCTACCTGCCGGCGGGCATCGGCATCGGGCTCGCCGCGGCGGCACCGGTGGGACCGATCAACCTGCTGGTCATCCAGCGCACCCTGACCCGCGGCCAGCCGGCGGCGCTGCTGACCGGGTCGGCGGGCGCGTTGGGCGATGCGATCTTCGCTGCGGTCGCGGCCTTCGGGCTCGGCGCGGTGCGGCTCCTGCTCGCCGAGCACGGTGGCATCATCCGCATCGTCGGCGGGCTGATCATGCTGGTCTTCGCCGTCGTCGTGTGGCGGGCGAGCCCGCACATCGGCGAGCCCGAGCGCGAGCTGCCGACGCCGCGGCTGACGGCGATGGTGCTCGGCATGACACTGACCAATCCCGCGACCCTGTTCTTCTTCCTGGGCAGTTTCGGGGCGATCGGCTTCGACGCGATCGGCCACGGCTCGCCGCAGCGGCTGCTCAATTCGGCGATCGTCGTCGGCGGTGTTTTCGGTGGCTCGATGCTGTGGTGGGTGGTGATCAGCACGGCGACCCGCGCTTTGCGGGAACGTGTCACCGATCTTCATCTATTGTGGCTAAACCGGCTCACCGCAGCCGCCTTGGCAGCGTTTGGCATAGCCGCCATCGTCGCCGGGATAACAAGATGA
- a CDS encoding cold-shock protein — translation MAIGEVKWFNRKKGFGFIRPDLGPRDVFVHVSAVHRAGLEALEDGQRVEFELTQLGDGRLLATGLRVAPT, via the coding sequence ATGGCGATCGGCGAGGTCAAGTGGTTCAACCGCAAGAAGGGATTCGGCTTCATCCGCCCCGACCTCGGCCCGCGCGATGTCTTCGTCCACGTCTCGGCAGTCCACCGCGCCGGGCTCGAGGCTCTCGAGGACGGCCAGCGCGTCGAGTTCGAACTGACCCAGCTCGGCGACGGGCGGCTTCTTGCGACAGGGCTCCGCGTCGCCCCGACATGA
- a CDS encoding M67 family metallopeptidase gives MKFVIASGASEQIRDHARREHPREACGLLIGSPGNVVRAEPTANFALDPERGFEIDLAALLHWHRAARGEGLAVIGHYHSHPNRLARPSTTDAARAAEDGQLWVIVADDALTGWLRNATGFTPVELS, from the coding sequence ATGAAGTTCGTGATTGCAAGCGGCGCAAGCGAGCAGATCCGCGATCATGCGCGGCGCGAGCACCCGCGTGAGGCGTGCGGGCTGCTGATCGGGTCGCCTGGCAACGTCGTCCGCGCCGAGCCGACAGCGAATTTTGCCCTCGACCCGGAGCGCGGCTTCGAGATCGACCTGGCGGCTCTCCTGCACTGGCACCGGGCGGCGCGCGGCGAGGGGCTGGCGGTGATCGGGCATTATCACTCGCATCCGAACAGGCTGGCGCGACCTTCGACCACCGACGCGGCGCGGGCGGCGGAGGACGGGCAGCTGTGGGTGATCGTCGCCGATGATGCCCTCACCGGCTGGCTGCGCAACGCGACCGGCTTCACGCCCGTTGAGCTGAGCTGA
- a CDS encoding RluA family pseudouridine synthase yields MGEPKSIQRVQVTPEMAGWRLDRALAVSIPTLSRERLKALISSGEVEGPAGLSRDPAKKVAAGDAFTVHIPPARPSHSEAQDIPLTVVFEDEHLLVVDKPAGLVVHPAAGNFDGTLVNALLHHCAGKLSGIGGVARPGIVHRIDKDTSGLLVVAKTDPAHEGLSRQFAAHTVERLYTAIVAGIPVPPAGRIEGALARSSANRQKMAIVADGRGKHAITHYRTVQGLFNAARVECRLETGRTHQIRVHMASIGHPLLGDPFYGGAKGNQRVVLTELNFRRQALHAATLGFVHPITQGKLSFASPLPVDIVDLIGRLSV; encoded by the coding sequence ATGGGGGAGCCAAAGTCGATTCAGCGCGTTCAGGTGACCCCGGAGATGGCCGGCTGGCGCCTCGACCGCGCACTTGCGGTGTCGATCCCGACGCTGTCGCGCGAGCGACTTAAGGCGCTGATCTCCTCGGGCGAGGTCGAGGGCCCCGCAGGTCTGTCGCGCGACCCGGCCAAGAAGGTCGCGGCGGGCGATGCCTTCACGGTGCACATTCCGCCGGCGCGTCCGTCGCACAGCGAAGCGCAGGATATCCCGCTGACGGTTGTCTTCGAGGACGAGCATCTGCTCGTCGTCGACAAGCCCGCGGGACTGGTCGTCCACCCGGCGGCGGGCAATTTCGACGGGACCTTGGTCAACGCGCTGCTTCACCACTGCGCCGGCAAATTGTCGGGCATCGGCGGCGTGGCACGGCCCGGCATCGTCCACCGCATCGACAAGGACACCTCGGGCCTGCTGGTCGTCGCCAAGACCGATCCAGCGCACGAGGGCCTGTCGCGGCAATTCGCCGCGCATACGGTGGAAAGGCTCTACACGGCGATCGTTGCGGGCATCCCGGTCCCGCCCGCGGGGCGCATCGAGGGAGCCCTCGCCCGCTCGAGCGCGAACCGCCAGAAAATGGCGATCGTAGCCGACGGTCGCGGCAAGCACGCGATCACTCACTACCGTACCGTTCAGGGGTTGTTCAATGCTGCGCGCGTAGAGTGCAGGCTGGAAACGGGGAGAACCCATCAGATCCGCGTGCACATGGCGTCGATCGGCCACCCGCTGCTCGGCGACCCATTTTATGGGGGCGCAAAGGGTAACCAAAGGGTCGTTCTGACCGAACTCAATTTCAGGCGGCAAGCGCTCCACGCCGCGACACTGGGGTTCGTCCATCCCATTACCCAAGGAAAACTATCTTTCGCGTCACCGCTGCCCGTCGATATAGTGGACCTAATCGGTCGTCTTTCCGTTTGA